One window of the Niallia circulans genome contains the following:
- a CDS encoding TIGR04104 family putative zinc finger protein: MRTCQNCDQKWTWKQTLKSSFTLDNKLICPHCREKQYVTSRTRGITFMATILIITFTLLSNLLFGPSFVFVVILISFILIVLGLYPFWVELSNKETGS, from the coding sequence ATGAGAACTTGTCAGAATTGTGATCAAAAATGGACTTGGAAGCAAACTTTAAAAAGCTCTTTTACATTAGATAATAAACTGATTTGTCCACATTGCAGGGAAAAGCAATATGTTACCTCTCGAACAAGAGGGATAACGTTTATGGCAACTATTTTAATAATCACATTTACGCTGCTTAGCAATCTTCTCTTTGGACCTTCCTTTGTCTTTGTAGTTATTCTAATAAGTTTTATCCTAATCGTTCTTGGACTTTATCCTTTCTGGGTCGAACTTTCCAATAAAGAAACAGGGTCATAG
- the gntK gene encoding gluconokinase, with the protein MQLSSLYLGVDIGTTSTKSVLFAEAGKVLSMHHVEYPLHSPAPAIAEQDPEQIFQAVMETMKTAIKKANVDTSKIKLVSFSSAMHSVIALDEKGKPITRCITWADSRSSSWAKKIKEEYNGLEIYRRTGTPIHPMTPLSKLTWLRNDQPDIFTKAAKFIGIKEYIFYRLFNEFVIDYSIASATGMFNLEHLNWDQEALKVAGVTSEQLARPVPTTHYLTGLKDNYAAELGIPAETPFVVGASDGVLSNLGVNAIDPGVVAVTIGTSGAIRTVTDKPVTDPKGRIFCYCLTEDHWVVGGPVNNGGMTFRWVRDELASSEVETAKRLGIDPYEVLTKIASRVTPGADGLLFHPYLAGERAPLWNANARGSFFGLGLHHKKEHMVRAVLEGVILNLYTVMLALQEVIGAPKQIQATGGFARSELWRQMMADIFDQEVVVPESFESSCLGAIVLGMYALGEIDDFSIMKQLVGSTHSHQPIQENVDIYQDLTAIYIRISRALEKEYDAIASFQNKWVK; encoded by the coding sequence ATGCAATTATCATCCCTATATTTAGGTGTAGACATTGGTACAACGAGTACAAAATCTGTCTTATTTGCTGAAGCTGGCAAAGTATTAAGCATGCATCATGTCGAATATCCGCTGCATAGCCCTGCACCAGCCATCGCAGAGCAAGATCCAGAGCAAATTTTTCAGGCTGTAATGGAAACAATGAAAACAGCTATTAAAAAAGCGAACGTGGATACTAGTAAAATAAAATTAGTTTCCTTTAGTTCAGCAATGCACAGTGTTATTGCATTAGATGAAAAGGGGAAACCAATAACACGTTGTATTACTTGGGCTGACAGCCGTTCTTCCTCTTGGGCAAAAAAAATCAAAGAAGAATATAATGGCTTGGAAATATACCGCAGAACAGGAACGCCAATTCACCCTATGACTCCTTTATCAAAATTAACTTGGCTAAGAAATGATCAACCAGATATTTTTACAAAGGCAGCTAAATTTATTGGCATTAAAGAATATATTTTCTATCGCTTATTTAACGAATTTGTGATCGATTACTCAATTGCTTCTGCAACAGGAATGTTTAATCTTGAACACTTAAATTGGGATCAAGAAGCTTTAAAAGTTGCCGGCGTAACATCTGAGCAGTTGGCAAGACCCGTTCCGACGACCCATTATTTAACAGGACTGAAGGATAACTATGCAGCGGAACTTGGAATTCCTGCTGAAACTCCATTTGTGGTTGGCGCAAGTGATGGCGTACTATCTAATCTTGGGGTAAATGCTATTGACCCTGGAGTTGTCGCTGTGACAATCGGTACAAGCGGGGCGATTCGTACTGTAACCGATAAACCAGTAACCGATCCTAAAGGAAGAATCTTTTGTTATTGCTTAACAGAAGATCACTGGGTAGTTGGTGGCCCTGTAAATAATGGCGGCATGACATTCCGCTGGGTTCGTGATGAATTAGCTTCCTCGGAAGTGGAAACGGCAAAGAGACTCGGAATTGATCCTTATGAAGTTTTAACAAAAATTGCTTCTAGAGTTACACCTGGTGCGGACGGTTTATTATTCCATCCATATCTTGCTGGGGAACGAGCGCCTTTATGGAATGCCAATGCAAGAGGCTCCTTCTTTGGACTAGGTTTACATCATAAAAAAGAACATATGGTGAGAGCTGTATTAGAAGGAGTTATCTTAAATCTTTATACGGTGATGTTAGCCTTACAAGAAGTGATTGGAGCACCAAAGCAAATTCAAGCAACAGGTGGCTTTGCTCGTTCTGAACTATGGAGACAAATGATGGCAGACATTTTTGATCAAGAAGTAGTCGTTCCAGAAAGCTTTGAAAGCTCTTGTCTTGGTGCCATCGTTTTAGGTATGTATGCACTCGGAGAAATTGATGATTTTTCGATTATGAAACAATTAGTCGGTAGTACACATTCCCATCAGCCAATTCAAGAGAATGTTGATATCTATCAAGATTTAACCGCTATTTATATCCGTATTTCTCGAGCTTTAGAAAAAGAATATGATGCCATAGCATCTTTTCAGAATAAATGGGTTAAATAA
- a CDS encoding AraC family transcriptional regulator has translation MSKKDNNVFAYRFTEKITKEVAQIWSIGWENQTSHLYNWKGKKRKEDSMYVFQYTISGIGAIELGGKNHKLTAGKAFLIDISEEYRYYLPPTSEHWEFIFITLYGETVKKCWRSFTENEQPIIQLASDSRPIQHLLHIYQLAKDKQINNAFYASSLAYSFIMELYQYKKNIGDIQLPESILNATLFAQNHYHKPIGPDDMAEAAALSRFHFTRLFKKVLGITPIQYLTNIRIIKGAELLYQTKYSIEDISVQVGFANANYFTKVFRKSTGITPGEFRKKNIRPSEDILL, from the coding sequence TTGTCCAAAAAAGATAATAATGTATTTGCTTACAGATTTACGGAAAAAATTACAAAAGAGGTAGCCCAAATTTGGTCAATCGGATGGGAAAATCAAACCTCCCATCTATATAATTGGAAAGGAAAAAAGCGTAAAGAGGATAGTATGTATGTTTTTCAATATACCATATCTGGAATTGGTGCTATTGAACTTGGAGGTAAAAATCATAAATTGACAGCTGGAAAGGCATTTTTAATTGATATTTCAGAGGAATACAGATACTATCTGCCTCCAACTAGTGAGCATTGGGAATTTATTTTTATTACACTATATGGTGAAACGGTAAAAAAATGCTGGCGTTCTTTTACGGAAAACGAGCAGCCAATTATTCAATTAGCTTCGGACTCGAGACCCATTCAGCACCTTCTGCATATTTATCAGCTAGCAAAAGATAAACAGATAAATAACGCTTTTTATGCTTCAAGTCTCGCCTATTCCTTTATCATGGAATTGTATCAATATAAGAAGAACATAGGAGACATTCAGCTTCCTGAAAGTATACTAAATGCGACATTATTTGCTCAAAATCACTATCATAAACCAATCGGACCAGATGATATGGCAGAGGCTGCTGCGCTTTCCCGCTTCCACTTCACTCGTTTATTCAAAAAGGTACTTGGAATTACACCGATTCAATATTTAACGAATATCCGTATCATAAAGGGAGCAGAGTTATTATATCAAACCAAATATTCTATTGAAGACATTTCAGTCCAAGTAGGTTTTGCGAATGCCAACTATTTTACAAAAGTATTTCGGAAATCTACTGGTATTACTCCTGGAGAATTTCGAAAGAAGAATATTCGGCCAAGCGAGGATATTCTTCTTTAA
- a CDS encoding galactokinase yields MAKNLFATFTNIFNETETSIRTFFAPGRVNLIGEHTDYNGGHVFPCALSIGTTALVRKRSDRVIQFYSTNFADLGIINVSLDDLSFNQADDWANYPKGVIVTLAQYGYQLDAGFDVLYEGEIPNGAGLSSSASIEVVTAIMLNELYSFAIDQVSLVKMCQKAENEYIGVSCGIMDQFAIGMGKEKHAILLDCDTLDYVYSPLDLDAASLIIANTNKRRGLADSKYNERRGECERALRDLQGELEIRSLGELTPEEFDSHAHLIKQDVDRMRAKHAVYENARTIEAVKKLQAGDIAGFGQLMNASHISLRDDYEVTGKELDALVEAAWEQAGVIGSRMTGAGFGGCTISIVNNEHIDSFIETVGAKYEEQTGLKADFYVVQVGDGAKEIVE; encoded by the coding sequence ATGGCAAAAAATCTATTTGCAACTTTTACAAATATTTTTAATGAAACAGAAACAAGCATCCGTACTTTTTTTGCACCAGGACGTGTGAATTTAATAGGTGAACATACTGATTATAATGGAGGACATGTTTTTCCTTGTGCCTTATCTATTGGTACGACAGCACTTGTAAGAAAAAGATCAGATCGAGTGATTCAATTTTATTCTACAAATTTTGCGGATTTAGGTATTATTAATGTTTCTTTAGACGATCTATCCTTTAATCAAGCAGATGATTGGGCGAATTATCCAAAGGGAGTAATAGTAACGCTTGCGCAATATGGATATCAGCTCGATGCTGGATTCGATGTTTTATATGAAGGAGAAATTCCCAATGGTGCTGGCTTATCTTCGTCTGCATCCATTGAAGTAGTGACAGCCATTATGTTAAATGAGTTGTATTCCTTTGCAATTGATCAAGTCAGCTTAGTAAAAATGTGTCAAAAAGCAGAAAATGAATATATTGGTGTGAGCTGTGGAATTATGGATCAATTTGCAATCGGAATGGGCAAAGAAAAACATGCTATATTACTAGATTGCGACACACTTGACTATGTGTACAGCCCACTAGATTTAGATGCAGCTTCTTTAATTATTGCCAATACAAATAAACGCAGAGGGCTAGCGGATTCTAAATATAATGAGAGACGAGGAGAGTGTGAAAGAGCATTAAGAGACTTGCAGGGAGAATTAGAGATTCGATCATTAGGTGAATTAACGCCAGAGGAATTCGATTCGCATGCTCATTTGATTAAGCAAGATGTCGATAGAATGAGAGCAAAGCATGCTGTGTATGAAAATGCTCGAACAATAGAAGCTGTAAAAAAACTTCAAGCAGGAGATATTGCAGGATTTGGACAATTAATGAATGCATCACATATCTCCTTACGTGATGATTATGAAGTGACCGGAAAGGAATTAGACGCATTAGTGGAAGCTGCTTGGGAACAAGCAGGGGTTATTGGATCTCGTATGACGGGAGCAGGCTTTGGCGGTTGTACGATCAGTATTGTCAACAATGAGCATATTGATTCTTTTATCGAGACGGTCGGAGCGAAATATGAGGAGCAAACAGGATTGAAGGCAGACTTTTATGTTGTTCAAGTTGGAGATGGAGCCAAGGAAATTGTTGAATAG
- the galE gene encoding UDP-glucose 4-epimerase GalE, whose translation MAILVCGGAGYIGSHMVSELLDLGEEVIVVDNLQTGHKAAVRAEATLYIGDLRNESFLEEVFKNHTIEAVVHFAADSLVGESVTNPLKYYDNNVNGAMTLLKVMHANDVKRIVFSSTAATYGEAKNFPIQESDDTIPTNPYGETKLAIEKMLKWCEAAYGIHYVALRYFNVAGAHIDGRLGEDHFPETHLIPIILQVALGKREVISIFGDDYETHDGSCIRDYIHVTDLANAHILALKKLQKEETSGIYNLGSGTGFTVKEVIETARKVTGHPIPAEIAPRRAGDPARLVASSEKAQVELGWNPQYTSLETMIGSAWNWFQANPNGYKE comes from the coding sequence ATGGCGATATTAGTATGTGGTGGTGCCGGTTATATCGGAAGTCATATGGTTTCTGAATTATTAGACCTAGGTGAAGAAGTAATTGTTGTTGATAATCTTCAAACTGGGCATAAAGCTGCTGTAAGAGCGGAAGCAACCCTTTATATTGGCGATTTACGGAATGAAAGCTTCTTAGAAGAGGTCTTTAAGAATCATACGATTGAAGCGGTAGTCCATTTCGCTGCTGACTCTTTAGTAGGTGAAAGTGTAACAAATCCGTTGAAATACTATGATAATAATGTAAACGGTGCGATGACTTTATTGAAAGTGATGCACGCAAATGATGTGAAGAGAATTGTTTTCTCGTCAACTGCAGCAACTTATGGAGAGGCAAAGAATTTTCCGATTCAGGAGAGTGATGACACGATTCCAACGAATCCCTATGGAGAAACCAAACTAGCCATCGAAAAAATGCTAAAGTGGTGTGAAGCAGCATATGGGATTCATTATGTAGCTCTTCGTTATTTTAATGTAGCAGGTGCGCATATAGATGGGAGATTAGGGGAAGATCATTTTCCAGAAACGCATTTAATTCCCATTATACTGCAAGTAGCGTTAGGAAAGAGAGAAGTAATTAGTATTTTTGGTGATGATTATGAGACACATGATGGGTCATGTATTAGAGATTATATTCATGTCACCGATTTGGCTAATGCTCATATCCTTGCTTTAAAAAAATTGCAGAAAGAAGAAACAAGCGGTATTTACAATCTAGGGAGTGGAACAGGTTTCACGGTGAAAGAAGTAATTGAGACAGCGAGAAAGGTAACGGGGCATCCTATTCCAGCAGAAATTGCTCCAAGAAGAGCAGGGGATCCGGCGCGATTAGTTGCTTCATCAGAGAAAGCGCAAGTAGAGTTAGGGTGGAATCCACAGTACACTTCACTGGAGACAATGATAGGAAGTGCATGGAACTGGTTCCAAGCAAATCCGAATGGCTATAAAGAATAA
- the galT gene encoding UDP-glucose--hexose-1-phosphate uridylyltransferase — MTTTIYQHVEQLLHYGIESNLITKWDIDVVRNKLLEILELDDFVPSEISAPVKIELRELLDTILDWAAEHNLLVENTITYRDLLDTKLMACFVPLPSEINNRFAMLYKDKGAKSATSWFYDFSKKVDYIRTDRIAKNEEWLAHTSYGDLEITINLSKPEKNPQEIAALKKVKQGFYPKCLLCKENAGYAGRVNHPARQNHRIIPVTLEEEQWFLQFSPYVYYNEHAICFSERHEPMTISKRTFTRLLEFVHQYPHYFMGSNADLPIVGGSILAHEHFQGGYHEFPMAKAEIEAGFTLEQFPAIHAGIVKWPMSVLRLNGTDKQQLVEASDYILKKWLDYSDESVDILAYTNGVRHNTITPIARMRNGQYEMDLVLRNNRTSEEYPFGIFHPHEEVHAIKQENIGLIEVMGLAVLPGRLKVEMSLLAENIVKADFEERIRLEPAIVKHLAWAKKVKENNPQMTKENVSTILQTEIGIVFETILHHAGVFKRDDDGTKAFYRFIETL; from the coding sequence ATGACAACCACTATTTATCAGCATGTAGAACAATTGCTTCATTATGGAATAGAATCAAACTTAATTACAAAATGGGATATAGATGTAGTGCGGAATAAATTACTCGAAATCTTAGAATTGGATGATTTTGTCCCATCAGAGATTAGCGCTCCAGTGAAAATAGAGTTGCGTGAACTATTAGATACTATTTTAGATTGGGCTGCTGAACATAATCTCTTGGTAGAAAATACAATTACCTATCGAGATTTACTAGATACTAAATTAATGGCTTGCTTTGTTCCGCTGCCCTCTGAAATAAATAATAGATTTGCCATGCTCTATAAGGATAAGGGAGCAAAGAGTGCAACTAGTTGGTTTTATGACTTTTCAAAAAAAGTTGATTACATCCGCACGGATCGAATTGCTAAAAATGAAGAGTGGCTGGCGCATACGAGTTATGGAGATTTAGAGATTACGATTAACTTGTCTAAGCCAGAAAAAAATCCACAAGAAATAGCTGCTCTAAAAAAAGTAAAACAAGGTTTTTATCCTAAATGTTTGTTATGTAAAGAAAATGCTGGTTATGCAGGAAGAGTTAATCATCCGGCTAGACAAAATCATCGTATTATACCAGTGACTCTAGAAGAGGAACAATGGTTCCTGCAGTTTTCGCCATATGTTTACTATAATGAGCATGCTATTTGTTTTTCTGAACGGCATGAGCCAATGACCATTTCGAAAAGAACATTTACTAGATTACTAGAATTTGTTCACCAATATCCTCATTACTTTATGGGGTCTAATGCCGATCTGCCGATAGTTGGAGGGTCCATTCTTGCCCATGAGCATTTTCAAGGGGGATATCATGAATTTCCGATGGCAAAGGCAGAAATAGAAGCTGGATTTACGTTGGAGCAGTTTCCTGCTATCCATGCAGGAATAGTTAAATGGCCGATGTCTGTTTTACGTCTAAATGGTACAGACAAACAACAATTAGTGGAAGCATCTGATTATATATTAAAAAAATGGCTGGATTATAGTGATGAAAGTGTTGATATTCTTGCATATACAAACGGTGTTCGTCATAATACGATCACGCCAATTGCAAGAATGCGCAATGGCCAATATGAAATGGATTTAGTGCTCCGTAATAATCGTACAAGTGAAGAATATCCATTCGGGATCTTCCATCCACATGAGGAAGTTCATGCGATTAAACAAGAGAATATTGGTTTGATTGAAGTGATGGGGTTAGCAGTTTTGCCAGGAAGATTGAAAGTAGAAATGAGCTTACTTGCAGAGAATATCGTCAAAGCTGATTTTGAAGAGCGCATCCGTCTAGAGCCAGCTATTGTAAAACACTTAGCATGGGCAAAAAAAGTTAAAGAAAACAATCCACAGATGACAAAAGAAAATGTAAGTACTATCTTACAAACAGAAATAGGAATTGTTTTTGAGACAATCTTACATCATGCCGGTGTATTTAAAAGAGATGACGATGGAACAAAAGCCTTTTATCGGTTTATAGAGACACTATAA